The following proteins are co-located in the Chaetodon trifascialis isolate fChaTrf1 chromosome 14, fChaTrf1.hap1, whole genome shotgun sequence genome:
- the baz1a gene encoding bromodomain adjacent to zinc finger domain protein 1A isoform X2 — protein sequence MPLLHRKAFIRQKPPTDLRPDEEVFLCKITHEIFRTYDEFFERTILCNSLVWSCALTGRAGLTYLEAVESERRAKQSLQSFPPSLVVPLLHLATLSRRCRLTELCEDVYAFVKDRFFPGETVDVAGRNGARHVCEILQVHSPHSSANGVPAANGHTKPADEDTIVISDSDDDDKAFQSPAAQINGKKKKKKPLSPTVFKYTVRMMKDEHSEPFTVKANQISRRKASVSRERLKLLFKQHCEPQNGTIALKSSTVMKYQLSDQTFSQFFPDEPPVFPFSPPSKGGGRGSPGQASLSLLKAAEKLKLLQQREEMAAAAQDKARLKKKEGAQEAKRREREDRERLKEEQRRRFEEEKQKRREEKERRKLEKEREREKLKEEKKKYAERLKLWNKPREDMECEDLKELPSPTPVRTRLQAELFGEALMVLEFLRAFGEVFDLKDEFPDGVSLEVLEEALVGSDPEGPLCELLFFFLSAIFQALDQEQEEVAKDQAEDLTEALDDESDATQSALSAVASLAAAWPQLHQGCSLKQLDLDSCTLSEILRLHILASGADCYHGNAKFRYQKQGGFTLMDDPCVELRLAEPALLKRLSSMAVYDLTPGEKLRILQALVGKLLTLASSRDLIEDCVEEQRASRQELREIRAEQHRREREEAAHRVRLRKEEKLREQEQRLKEKEEKLKEQEVKRGLETNRETPGERNSEEDEEHKSSSNKKMMKAKLNQKEKQQPMTSDPKPPSCPPTSLTAEELENEQEKVRELQDRIQKAAACTCLLPLGRDRLYRRYWLLPSASTLFVEDDCFGLTEDMLRPCPKPAQDATTKMEDEEVAKEEPAEGGAGSSPAPLFTCGPPVKRPNQWSFYSSAEEVDQLIEALNPRGHRESSLKEALLQERERLLHLLQSCDRNKYSHTDNPESSRSVPECTAAAETLMEVRLRDLLLDIEDRIHQGTLGTLKVMDRQLWRSALETGNYELLCSDGRDNGGMNGRVENMEVDSPAHLRARARLQELKSDSVSSCSGGGTPQVVSSSVRVLAQALVHIEQGIERRFLKAPLGDEDSKKDQKAKKTKKKDEDLASDDGSDSGRVSKTVLERWRESLQSCSSLSQVFVHLSSLERSVLWSRSVLNARCRICRRKGDADNMLLCDGCDRGHHTHCLRPRLKSVPEGDWFCPDCRPKQRSSRLPSRQRSSVDEEEEEDKEEDEELEEEDEEQEEESEEEEDEDEEEEEEEEEEEEEEEREVEVSTKKSLAPPSRGKNQQAPPKGQQAPPKNSTASGGKNSSTSRSSGKKTTPPAVKANTASGSKAPARAGSRVSARLSHEILPPNSNTKTSPGQSELRKRPTTDATPPKPSKPVLPVLPSSSSSSTSSSSRRSSGRNQGVHELSACEQLTVELVRHEDSWPFMKLVSRTQVPDYYDIIKKPIALSTIREKVNNCEYQTAGEYISDVDLMFSNCLQYNPRHTNEAKAGQRLQQFFHSELIRLGLSERGSAPPAKRSRH from the exons ATGCCGCTTCTCCACAGAAAAGCCTTCATCCGACAGAAACCTCCGACGGACCTGCGGCCGGACGAGGAGGTCTTTCTTTGTAAAATCACCCATGAAATCTTCAGGACCTACGA TGAGTTTTTCGAGAGGACCATCCTCTGCAACAGTTTGGTGTGGAGCTGCGCTCTGACGGGCCGAGCGGGCTTGACTTACCTGGAGGCGGTGGAGAGCGAGCGGCGGGCGAAGCAGAGTCTGCAGAGCTTCCCTCCGTCTCTGGTGGTTCCGCTGCTCCACCTGGCCACCCTGAGCCGGCGCTGCAGACTGACGGAGCTCTGCGAGGACGTTTACGCCTTCGTCAAAGACCGGTTCTTCCCCGGAGAGACCGTGGATGTGGCCGGACGCAATGGAGCCAG ACATGTGTGTGAGATCCTGCAGGTACATTCTCCTCATTCCAGCGCTAACGGCGTGCCGGCTGCTAACGGCCACACCAAGCCAGCTGATGAAGACACCATCGTCATCAGCGACAGCGACGATGATGACAAAGCCTTCCAGAGTCCGGCGGCACAGATCAACGG gaagaagaagaagaagaagcctctGAGTCCAACAGTCTTCAAATACacagtgaggatgatgaaggaCGAGCACAGTGAGCCCTTCACTGTCAAAGCCAATCAGATCAG TCGTAGGAAGGCCAGTGTTtccagagagagactgaagctgctgtttaaGCAGCACTGTGAACCTCAGAATGGGACCATCGCTCTCAAG TCCTCCACAGTGATGAAGTACCAGCTGTCTGATCAAACCTTCTCTCAGTTCTTCCCTGATGAGCCGCCTGTGTTCCCCTTCAGCCCCCCCTCTAAAGGTGGAGGGCGTGGCTCACCTGGACAG gccagcctgtcgctgCTTAAGGCGGCGGAGAAgctaaagctgctgcagcagagggaggagatggcTGCCGCGGCTCAGGACAAAGCTCGCctgaagaagaaggaaggagcGCAGGAGgccaagaggagggagagggaggacagagagaggctgaaagaggagcaaagaaGGAGGtttgaggaggagaaacagaagaggagggaggagaaggagcgcaggaagctggagaaggagagg GAGCgagagaagctgaaggaggagaagaagaaatacGCCGAACGACTGAAGCTGTGGAACAAACCCAGAGAAGACATGGAGTGTGAAGACCTGAAG GAGCTGCCCAGTCCAACCCCAGTGAGGACTCGTCTTCAGGCGGAGCTCTTTGGTGAAGCTCTGATGGTTCTGGAGTTCCTGCGGGCCTTTGGCGAGGTCTTTGACTTGAAGGACGAGTTCCCTGATGGAGTCTCTCTGG aggTTCTCGAGGAGGCTTTGGTGGGTTCTGATCCTGAAGGTCCTCTGTGTGAgctgctcttctttttcctgtcGGCCATCTTTCAGGCTCTTgaccaggagcaggaggaggtggctAAAGACCAGGCTGAAg accTGACGGAGGCTCTGGACGACGAGTCTGATGCCACTCAGTCGGCTCTCAGTGCCGTCGCGTCATTGGCCGCTGCCTGGCCTCAGCTGCATCAGGGCTGCAGTCTGAAGCAGCTGGACCTGGACAGCTGCACGCTGTCAGAAATCCTGCGGCTGCACATCCTGGCATCTGGTGCTGACTGTTACCACGGCAACGCCAAGTTTCGCTACCAGAAGCAGGGCGGGTTCACGCTGATGGACGACCCCTGCGTCGAGCTGCGATTGGCCGAGCCGGCGCTGCTGAAGAGGCTGTCGAGCATGGCGGTGTACGACCTGACACCAG GCGAGAAGCTGAGGATCCTGCAGGCTCTGGTGGGGAAGCTGCTGACGTTGGCGTCCAGCCGAGATCTGATTGAAGACTgtgtggaggagcagagagccAGCAGGCAGGAGCTGAGAGAGATCAGAGCTGAACAACACCGCCGCGAGAGAGAGGAGGCcgcacacag GGTTCGTCTTCGTAAAGAGGAGAAGCTCAGGGAGCAGGAACAGAGgctgaaggagaaggaagagaaactgaaggagcaggaggtgaAGCGAGGACTTGAAACAAACAG ggagaCCCCTGGAGAACGAAACAGCGAGGAAGACGAGGAGCACAAATCTTCATCCAACAAGAAGATgatgaaag ctaAACTCaaccagaaagaaaaacaacagccgatgacctctgaccccaagCCCCCGTCCTGCCCCCCCACCAGCCTGactgcagaggagctggagaacgAGCAGGAGAAG GTTCGAGAGCTGCAGGACCGGATTCAAAAGGCGGCGGCCTGCACCTGCCTGCTGCCTCTGGGCAGAGACCGTCTGTACCGCCGCTACTGGCTCCTCCCCTCGGCCTCCACGCTGTTTGTAGAGGACGACTGCTTCGGCCTGACCGAGGACATGCTGCGCCCGTGCCCAAAACCTGCACAGGACGCCACAACCAAGATGGAGGACGAAGAGGTCGCCAAGGAGGAGCCTGCAGAGGGAGG TGCTGGCTCAAGCCCCGCCCCCCTCTTCACCTGTGGGCCGCCAGTCAAACGTCCCAACCAATGGTCCTTCTACAGCTCAGCGGAGGAGGTGGATCAGCTGATCGAGGCTCTGAATCCTCGAGGTCACAGAGAGAGCAGTCTGAAGGAGGcgctgctgcaggagagagagagactgctgcacctgctgcagagctgcgaCAGGAACAAATACAGTCACACAG ATAATCCAGAGTCATCCAGATCtgtcccagaatgcactgctgcagctgagactcTGATGGAGGTAAGGCTGAGAGACCTGCTGCTGGACATCGAGGACCGAATTCACCAGGGAACTCTGGGAACACtgaag gtgatggacagacagctgTGGCGCTCAGCACTGGAAACAGGAAACTatgagctgctgtgttcagatgGCAGGGACAATGGAGGGATGAATGGACGAGTGGAAAACATGGAGGTGGACTCACCTGCCCACCTGAGAGCCAGAGCCag gctgcaggagctgaagTCTGACTCCGTGTCCTCCTGCAGCGGCGGTGGGACTCCTCAGGTGGTCAGCAGCTCAGTACGAGTCCTGGCTCAGGCCCTCGTCCACATTGAGCAAGGCATCGAGAGGCGCTTCCTCAAAGCTCCActgg GTGATGAAGACTCAAAGAAAGACCAGAAGGCGAAGAAGACCAAGAAGAAAGACGAGGATCTGGCCAGTGACG ATGGCAGTGACAGCGGTCGAGTCAGTAAGACGGTCTTGGAACGATGGAGGgagtctctgcagtcctgctCAAGTCTGTCTCAG gtgttCGTCCACCTGTCCAGTCTGGAGCGAAGCGTCCTCTGGTCTCGCTCCGTTCTCAACGCTCGCTGTCGCATCTGCAGACGCAAAGGAGATGCCgacaacatgctgctgtgtgacggCTGTGACCGAGGACACCACACCCACTGTCTGAGGCCCCGCCTCAAG tcggTTCCAGAGGGCGACTGGTTCTGTCCCGACTGTCGACCCAAACAGAGATCCAGCCGCCTCCCGTCCCGCCAGCGCTCCTCtgttgatgaggaggaggaggaggacaaagaggaggatgaagaactggaagaggaggatgaagaacaggaagaggagtcagaggaagaggaggacgaggatgaggaggaggaggaagaagaagaagaggaggaggaggaggaggagcgagaAGTAGAAGTGAG CACCAAGAAGAGCTTGGCCCCGCCCTCTAGAGGCAAGAACCAGCAGGCCCCGCCCAAAGGTCAGCAGGCCCCGCCCAAGAACAGCACCGCCTCAGGAGGGAAAAACTCATCCACCTCCAG GTCCTCAGGGAAAAAGACCACGCCCCCTGCTGTGAAGGCCAACACGGCGTCTGGAAGTAAAGCTCCGGCCCGTGCTGGGAGTCGGGTCAGCGCCCGCCTGAGCCACGAAATCCTGCCACCAAACAGCAACACCAAAACCTCCCCAGGTCAAAGCGAGCTCCGCAAGAGACCAACAACAG ACGCGACCCCTCCTAAACCCTCCAAacctgtcctccctgtcctcccctcttcatcatcatcctccacGTCTTCATCCAGCCGCCGCTCCTCCGGCAGGAACCAGGGAGTCCACGAGCTGTCGGCCTGCGAGCAGCTGACTGTGGAGCTGGTCAGACATGAAGACAGCTGGCCCTTCATGAAGCTGGTCTCTAGGACTCAG GTCCCTGACTactatgacatcatcaagaAGCCAATCGCTCTCAGCACCATCAGAGAGAAAGTCAACAACTGTGAATATCAGAcagcag
- the baz1a gene encoding bromodomain adjacent to zinc finger domain protein 1A isoform X1 produces the protein MPLLHRKAFIRQKPPTDLRPDEEVFLCKITHEIFRTYDEFFERTILCNSLVWSCALTGRAGLTYLEAVESERRAKQSLQSFPPSLVVPLLHLATLSRRCRLTELCEDVYAFVKDRFFPGETVDVAGRNGARHVCEILQVHSPHSSANGVPAANGHTKPADEDTIVISDSDDDDKAFQSPAAQINGSVGHLKKKPLSPTVFKYTVRMMKDEHSEPFTVKANQISRRKASVSRERLKLLFKQHCEPQNGTIALKSSTVMKYQLSDQTFSQFFPDEPPVFPFSPPSKGGGRGSPGQASLSLLKAAEKLKLLQQREEMAAAAQDKARLKKKEGAQEAKRREREDRERLKEEQRRRFEEEKQKRREEKERRKLEKEREREKLKEEKKKYAERLKLWNKPREDMECEDLKELPSPTPVRTRLQAELFGEALMVLEFLRAFGEVFDLKDEFPDGVSLEVLEEALVGSDPEGPLCELLFFFLSAIFQALDQEQEEVAKDQAEDLTEALDDESDATQSALSAVASLAAAWPQLHQGCSLKQLDLDSCTLSEILRLHILASGADCYHGNAKFRYQKQGGFTLMDDPCVELRLAEPALLKRLSSMAVYDLTPGEKLRILQALVGKLLTLASSRDLIEDCVEEQRASRQELREIRAEQHRREREEAAHRVRLRKEEKLREQEQRLKEKEEKLKEQEVKRGLETNRETPGERNSEEDEEHKSSSNKKMMKAKLNQKEKQQPMTSDPKPPSCPPTSLTAEELENEQEKVRELQDRIQKAAACTCLLPLGRDRLYRRYWLLPSASTLFVEDDCFGLTEDMLRPCPKPAQDATTKMEDEEVAKEEPAEGGAGSSPAPLFTCGPPVKRPNQWSFYSSAEEVDQLIEALNPRGHRESSLKEALLQERERLLHLLQSCDRNKYSHTDNPESSRSVPECTAAAETLMEVRLRDLLLDIEDRIHQGTLGTLKVMDRQLWRSALETGNYELLCSDGRDNGGMNGRVENMEVDSPAHLRARARLQELKSDSVSSCSGGGTPQVVSSSVRVLAQALVHIEQGIERRFLKAPLGDEDSKKDQKAKKTKKKDEDLASDDGSDSGRVSKTVLERWRESLQSCSSLSQVFVHLSSLERSVLWSRSVLNARCRICRRKGDADNMLLCDGCDRGHHTHCLRPRLKSVPEGDWFCPDCRPKQRSSRLPSRQRSSVDEEEEEDKEEDEELEEEDEEQEEESEEEEDEDEEEEEEEEEEEEEEEREVEVSTKKSLAPPSRGKNQQAPPKGQQAPPKNSTASGGKNSSTSRSSGKKTTPPAVKANTASGSKAPARAGSRVSARLSHEILPPNSNTKTSPGQSELRKRPTTDATPPKPSKPVLPVLPSSSSSSTSSSSRRSSGRNQGVHELSACEQLTVELVRHEDSWPFMKLVSRTQVPDYYDIIKKPIALSTIREKVNNCEYQTAGEYISDVDLMFSNCLQYNPRHTNEAKAGQRLQQFFHSELIRLGLSERGSAPPAKRSRH, from the exons ATGCCGCTTCTCCACAGAAAAGCCTTCATCCGACAGAAACCTCCGACGGACCTGCGGCCGGACGAGGAGGTCTTTCTTTGTAAAATCACCCATGAAATCTTCAGGACCTACGA TGAGTTTTTCGAGAGGACCATCCTCTGCAACAGTTTGGTGTGGAGCTGCGCTCTGACGGGCCGAGCGGGCTTGACTTACCTGGAGGCGGTGGAGAGCGAGCGGCGGGCGAAGCAGAGTCTGCAGAGCTTCCCTCCGTCTCTGGTGGTTCCGCTGCTCCACCTGGCCACCCTGAGCCGGCGCTGCAGACTGACGGAGCTCTGCGAGGACGTTTACGCCTTCGTCAAAGACCGGTTCTTCCCCGGAGAGACCGTGGATGTGGCCGGACGCAATGGAGCCAG ACATGTGTGTGAGATCCTGCAGGTACATTCTCCTCATTCCAGCGCTAACGGCGTGCCGGCTGCTAACGGCCACACCAAGCCAGCTGATGAAGACACCATCGTCATCAGCGACAGCGACGATGATGACAAAGCCTTCCAGAGTCCGGCGGCACAGATCAACGGGTCAGTAGGTCACCTG aagaagaagcctctGAGTCCAACAGTCTTCAAATACacagtgaggatgatgaaggaCGAGCACAGTGAGCCCTTCACTGTCAAAGCCAATCAGATCAG TCGTAGGAAGGCCAGTGTTtccagagagagactgaagctgctgtttaaGCAGCACTGTGAACCTCAGAATGGGACCATCGCTCTCAAG TCCTCCACAGTGATGAAGTACCAGCTGTCTGATCAAACCTTCTCTCAGTTCTTCCCTGATGAGCCGCCTGTGTTCCCCTTCAGCCCCCCCTCTAAAGGTGGAGGGCGTGGCTCACCTGGACAG gccagcctgtcgctgCTTAAGGCGGCGGAGAAgctaaagctgctgcagcagagggaggagatggcTGCCGCGGCTCAGGACAAAGCTCGCctgaagaagaaggaaggagcGCAGGAGgccaagaggagggagagggaggacagagagaggctgaaagaggagcaaagaaGGAGGtttgaggaggagaaacagaagaggagggaggagaaggagcgcaggaagctggagaaggagagg GAGCgagagaagctgaaggaggagaagaagaaatacGCCGAACGACTGAAGCTGTGGAACAAACCCAGAGAAGACATGGAGTGTGAAGACCTGAAG GAGCTGCCCAGTCCAACCCCAGTGAGGACTCGTCTTCAGGCGGAGCTCTTTGGTGAAGCTCTGATGGTTCTGGAGTTCCTGCGGGCCTTTGGCGAGGTCTTTGACTTGAAGGACGAGTTCCCTGATGGAGTCTCTCTGG aggTTCTCGAGGAGGCTTTGGTGGGTTCTGATCCTGAAGGTCCTCTGTGTGAgctgctcttctttttcctgtcGGCCATCTTTCAGGCTCTTgaccaggagcaggaggaggtggctAAAGACCAGGCTGAAg accTGACGGAGGCTCTGGACGACGAGTCTGATGCCACTCAGTCGGCTCTCAGTGCCGTCGCGTCATTGGCCGCTGCCTGGCCTCAGCTGCATCAGGGCTGCAGTCTGAAGCAGCTGGACCTGGACAGCTGCACGCTGTCAGAAATCCTGCGGCTGCACATCCTGGCATCTGGTGCTGACTGTTACCACGGCAACGCCAAGTTTCGCTACCAGAAGCAGGGCGGGTTCACGCTGATGGACGACCCCTGCGTCGAGCTGCGATTGGCCGAGCCGGCGCTGCTGAAGAGGCTGTCGAGCATGGCGGTGTACGACCTGACACCAG GCGAGAAGCTGAGGATCCTGCAGGCTCTGGTGGGGAAGCTGCTGACGTTGGCGTCCAGCCGAGATCTGATTGAAGACTgtgtggaggagcagagagccAGCAGGCAGGAGCTGAGAGAGATCAGAGCTGAACAACACCGCCGCGAGAGAGAGGAGGCcgcacacag GGTTCGTCTTCGTAAAGAGGAGAAGCTCAGGGAGCAGGAACAGAGgctgaaggagaaggaagagaaactgaaggagcaggaggtgaAGCGAGGACTTGAAACAAACAG ggagaCCCCTGGAGAACGAAACAGCGAGGAAGACGAGGAGCACAAATCTTCATCCAACAAGAAGATgatgaaag ctaAACTCaaccagaaagaaaaacaacagccgatgacctctgaccccaagCCCCCGTCCTGCCCCCCCACCAGCCTGactgcagaggagctggagaacgAGCAGGAGAAG GTTCGAGAGCTGCAGGACCGGATTCAAAAGGCGGCGGCCTGCACCTGCCTGCTGCCTCTGGGCAGAGACCGTCTGTACCGCCGCTACTGGCTCCTCCCCTCGGCCTCCACGCTGTTTGTAGAGGACGACTGCTTCGGCCTGACCGAGGACATGCTGCGCCCGTGCCCAAAACCTGCACAGGACGCCACAACCAAGATGGAGGACGAAGAGGTCGCCAAGGAGGAGCCTGCAGAGGGAGG TGCTGGCTCAAGCCCCGCCCCCCTCTTCACCTGTGGGCCGCCAGTCAAACGTCCCAACCAATGGTCCTTCTACAGCTCAGCGGAGGAGGTGGATCAGCTGATCGAGGCTCTGAATCCTCGAGGTCACAGAGAGAGCAGTCTGAAGGAGGcgctgctgcaggagagagagagactgctgcacctgctgcagagctgcgaCAGGAACAAATACAGTCACACAG ATAATCCAGAGTCATCCAGATCtgtcccagaatgcactgctgcagctgagactcTGATGGAGGTAAGGCTGAGAGACCTGCTGCTGGACATCGAGGACCGAATTCACCAGGGAACTCTGGGAACACtgaag gtgatggacagacagctgTGGCGCTCAGCACTGGAAACAGGAAACTatgagctgctgtgttcagatgGCAGGGACAATGGAGGGATGAATGGACGAGTGGAAAACATGGAGGTGGACTCACCTGCCCACCTGAGAGCCAGAGCCag gctgcaggagctgaagTCTGACTCCGTGTCCTCCTGCAGCGGCGGTGGGACTCCTCAGGTGGTCAGCAGCTCAGTACGAGTCCTGGCTCAGGCCCTCGTCCACATTGAGCAAGGCATCGAGAGGCGCTTCCTCAAAGCTCCActgg GTGATGAAGACTCAAAGAAAGACCAGAAGGCGAAGAAGACCAAGAAGAAAGACGAGGATCTGGCCAGTGACG ATGGCAGTGACAGCGGTCGAGTCAGTAAGACGGTCTTGGAACGATGGAGGgagtctctgcagtcctgctCAAGTCTGTCTCAG gtgttCGTCCACCTGTCCAGTCTGGAGCGAAGCGTCCTCTGGTCTCGCTCCGTTCTCAACGCTCGCTGTCGCATCTGCAGACGCAAAGGAGATGCCgacaacatgctgctgtgtgacggCTGTGACCGAGGACACCACACCCACTGTCTGAGGCCCCGCCTCAAG tcggTTCCAGAGGGCGACTGGTTCTGTCCCGACTGTCGACCCAAACAGAGATCCAGCCGCCTCCCGTCCCGCCAGCGCTCCTCtgttgatgaggaggaggaggaggacaaagaggaggatgaagaactggaagaggaggatgaagaacaggaagaggagtcagaggaagaggaggacgaggatgaggaggaggaggaagaagaagaagaggaggaggaggaggaggagcgagaAGTAGAAGTGAG CACCAAGAAGAGCTTGGCCCCGCCCTCTAGAGGCAAGAACCAGCAGGCCCCGCCCAAAGGTCAGCAGGCCCCGCCCAAGAACAGCACCGCCTCAGGAGGGAAAAACTCATCCACCTCCAG GTCCTCAGGGAAAAAGACCACGCCCCCTGCTGTGAAGGCCAACACGGCGTCTGGAAGTAAAGCTCCGGCCCGTGCTGGGAGTCGGGTCAGCGCCCGCCTGAGCCACGAAATCCTGCCACCAAACAGCAACACCAAAACCTCCCCAGGTCAAAGCGAGCTCCGCAAGAGACCAACAACAG ACGCGACCCCTCCTAAACCCTCCAAacctgtcctccctgtcctcccctcttcatcatcatcctccacGTCTTCATCCAGCCGCCGCTCCTCCGGCAGGAACCAGGGAGTCCACGAGCTGTCGGCCTGCGAGCAGCTGACTGTGGAGCTGGTCAGACATGAAGACAGCTGGCCCTTCATGAAGCTGGTCTCTAGGACTCAG GTCCCTGACTactatgacatcatcaagaAGCCAATCGCTCTCAGCACCATCAGAGAGAAAGTCAACAACTGTGAATATCAGAcagcag